The following proteins are co-located in the Spinactinospora alkalitolerans genome:
- a CDS encoding putative protein N(5)-glutamine methyltransferase, giving the protein MSVSPSPLPRSAVVTRLRAAGCVFAEDEAHLLTSTARTPAELDAMVERRVVGLPLEHVLGWAEFCGLRIAVDPGVFVPRRRTEFLVHQAAAFARRAASPVEGTAADPRSTADSADQPLPRPPAVVADLCCGSGAVGAAVGAALERVELHAADIDPAAVRCARRNVAAAGGRVYEGDLYEPLPAALRGRVDVLIAITPYVPTEEVGLLPREARMHESRVALDGGADGLDVLRRVTAAAPLWLAPGGHMLVETSERQAPRAVEIFGRSGLVPRVAHSEELEATVVIGTGPAPPERTGPPPKDRLSP; this is encoded by the coding sequence TTGTCGGTCTCACCGTCACCTCTCCCCCGGTCCGCCGTCGTCACCAGGCTCCGCGCCGCCGGCTGCGTCTTCGCCGAGGACGAGGCGCATCTGCTCACATCCACGGCACGGACGCCGGCCGAACTCGACGCCATGGTGGAACGGCGGGTCGTCGGCCTGCCCCTCGAACACGTCCTCGGCTGGGCGGAGTTCTGCGGCCTGCGCATAGCGGTCGACCCCGGGGTCTTCGTGCCCCGCCGCCGCACCGAGTTCCTCGTCCACCAGGCCGCCGCCTTCGCCCGCCGGGCCGCGAGTCCCGTCGAAGGGACCGCCGCCGATCCCCGCTCGACCGCCGACTCCGCTGATCAGCCCCTTCCCCGGCCACCGGCCGTCGTCGCCGACCTGTGCTGCGGCTCGGGGGCGGTGGGCGCAGCGGTGGGCGCGGCCCTGGAACGGGTCGAACTGCACGCCGCCGACATCGACCCCGCCGCGGTGCGCTGCGCCCGCCGCAACGTCGCCGCCGCCGGCGGCCGGGTCTACGAGGGCGACCTCTACGAGCCGCTGCCCGCCGCGCTGCGGGGCCGCGTCGACGTCCTGATCGCCATCACCCCCTACGTCCCGACCGAGGAGGTCGGGCTGCTGCCCAGGGAGGCCCGCATGCACGAATCGCGGGTGGCGCTCGACGGCGGCGCCGACGGGCTCGACGTCCTGCGACGGGTGACCGCGGCGGCGCCGCTGTGGCTGGCACCGGGCGGCCACATGCTGGTCGAGACGAGCGAGCGCCAGGCGCCGCGCGCCGTCGAGATCTTCGGCCGCAGCGGGCTGGTGCCGCGGGTGGCCCATTCCGAAGAGCTGGAGGCCACCGTCGTCATCGGGACCGGGCCCGCCCCGCCGGAGCGGACCGGACCTCCTCCGAAGGACCGGCTCAGTCCCTGA
- a CDS encoding nucleotidyltransferase domain-containing protein: MTLQDQEFLDHVGDRLAALPNVRAVSLGGSRAQGTHRPDSDWDLALYYRGGFDPDGLRALGWPGEVSEVGGWGGGAFNGGAWLTIDGRRVDVHYRDLDAVEHEIAEAREGRFHWEPLMFHLAGIPSYLVVGELAINRVLRGELPRPSYPRALRSAAAGHWRASSRLTLAYAEADHAPRGRHAETAGTVATAAVQAGHAVLAARGAWVTNEKTLLDRAGLRGVDAVIAGMDSDPESLAAAVTAAGELFESAFGTAPTDG; the protein is encoded by the coding sequence ATGACATTGCAGGACCAGGAATTCCTCGACCACGTCGGCGACCGGCTCGCCGCGCTGCCCAACGTCCGCGCGGTCAGCCTCGGCGGCTCCAGGGCCCAGGGCACCCACCGGCCCGACAGCGACTGGGACCTCGCCCTCTACTACCGCGGCGGCTTCGACCCCGACGGACTGCGGGCCCTGGGCTGGCCGGGCGAGGTCTCGGAGGTCGGCGGCTGGGGCGGCGGAGCGTTCAACGGAGGCGCCTGGCTGACCATCGACGGACGCCGTGTGGACGTGCACTACCGCGACCTCGACGCCGTGGAGCACGAGATCGCCGAGGCGCGGGAGGGCCGGTTCCACTGGGAGCCGCTGATGTTCCACCTGGCCGGGATCCCCAGCTACCTGGTCGTCGGCGAACTCGCGATCAACCGGGTGCTGCGCGGCGAACTGCCCCGCCCGTCCTACCCGCGGGCGCTGCGCTCGGCCGCCGCCGGGCACTGGCGGGCGAGCAGCCGCCTCACCCTGGCCTACGCCGAGGCCGACCACGCCCCGCGCGGTCGGCACGCCGAGACCGCGGGAACCGTCGCGACAGCGGCCGTGCAGGCCGGGCACGCGGTCCTCGCCGCGCGCGGCGCGTGGGTCACCAACGAGAAGACCCTGCTGGACCGGGCCGGGCTGCGCGGCGTCGACGCCGTCATCGCGGGCATGGACTCCGACCCCGAGTCCCTGGCCGCGGCCGTCACCGCGGCCGGGGAGCTGTTCGAGTCGGCGTTCGGCACGGCCCCGACGGACGGCTGA
- the map gene encoding type I methionyl aminopeptidase has translation MVELKTPAEIEAMRAAGRIVARALDAVRAHAAAGVRVRELDEVAAKVIADAGAEPLFLGHHPSGAPAPFPDTVCASLNDAVAHGVPTDERIEDGDVVSIDCGARLRGWCADAATTFIAGAADPADAAMIAATDRALRAGIEAARPGRTIGDVSEAIGGAARGAGYGMLADHGGHGIGRVMHEAPHVPNEGRGGRGMRLRPGLVLALEPMLTRGGDAYRIAPDGWTVRTADGSRAAHSEHTVAITADGPLVLTAP, from the coding sequence ATGGTCGAGCTGAAGACGCCCGCCGAGATCGAGGCGATGCGCGCCGCGGGGCGGATCGTGGCCCGGGCGCTCGACGCCGTGCGTGCGCACGCCGCCGCAGGAGTCCGGGTGCGCGAGCTCGACGAGGTCGCCGCCAAGGTGATCGCCGACGCCGGCGCCGAACCGCTGTTCCTGGGCCATCACCCGAGCGGGGCTCCCGCGCCGTTCCCCGACACCGTCTGCGCCAGCCTCAACGACGCCGTCGCGCACGGCGTCCCCACCGACGAGCGCATCGAGGACGGCGACGTGGTGAGCATCGACTGCGGGGCCCGCCTGCGCGGTTGGTGCGCCGACGCGGCGACCACCTTCATCGCCGGAGCGGCCGACCCGGCCGATGCGGCGATGATCGCGGCGACCGACCGGGCGCTGCGCGCCGGGATCGAGGCCGCGCGGCCGGGCCGCACGATCGGCGATGTCTCCGAGGCGATCGGCGGCGCCGCGCGCGGCGCCGGCTACGGGATGCTCGCCGACCACGGCGGCCACGGGATCGGGCGCGTCATGCACGAGGCCCCGCACGTGCCCAACGAGGGCCGGGGCGGACGGGGGATGCGGCTGCGGCCCGGCCTGGTCCTGGCGCTGGAGCCCATGCTCACCCGCGGGGGCGACGCCTACCGGATCGCCCCCGACGGCTGGACGGTGCGCACCGCCGACGGCAGCCGCGCCGCTCACAGCGAGCACACGGTCGCCATCACCGCCGACGGTCCGCTGGTTCTCACCGCCCCGTGA
- a CDS encoding helix-turn-helix domain-containing protein: MVRVPLTPYERDRGERLGCLLREARGQRSMAHVAARAEISVETLRKIETGRIPTPAFFTIAALSEALGLSMDDIAAALPKPGQDPALAS; this comes from the coding sequence ATGGTTCGAGTTCCCTTGACCCCCTACGAGCGCGACCGCGGCGAGCGGCTGGGGTGCCTCCTGCGCGAGGCGCGCGGGCAACGCAGCATGGCCCACGTCGCCGCGCGGGCGGAGATCTCCGTGGAGACGCTGCGCAAGATCGAGACCGGGCGCATCCCGACCCCGGCGTTCTTCACGATCGCCGCGCTGAGCGAGGCGCTGGGACTTTCCATGGACGATATCGCCGCGGCCCTGCCCAAACCCGGACAGGACCCGGCCCTGGCCTCGTAA